One Gimesia aquarii DNA segment encodes these proteins:
- the mazG gene encoding nucleoside triphosphate pyrophosphohydrolase: MPHELRVNFQSELNSLRYNYPTPLLLTGESYGSTMTDSDFQSLSEPSETDSARPSGVPPDYSVLTPAFEKLCDVIARLRSPEGCPWDREQTLESIKPYTLEETYELLEAIDSGNDQHIIEELGDLLLQIVLDAQIAADEGRFDLTHVVNRLTQKMIDRHPHVFGDVTAESPAEVRKNWDQIKEQEKQRRSIFDGLPQDLPALARAARIAEKAAKVGYDFPHRDMLFDKLREEIQELADEIYPEGKIPDTPATVEAEIITDTQIDDPKLRERVEGELGDILFVVANISRRWKINPEEALRKSNRKFQQRVQKIEQELEKAGRSIQSASLQEMETIYQNIKVQEKQTS; encoded by the coding sequence ATGCCTCATGAATTACGTGTGAATTTTCAGAGCGAATTGAATTCGCTACGATACAACTATCCTACACCATTATTGCTTACAGGTGAATCATACGGTAGTACAATGACAGACTCTGATTTTCAATCTCTTTCTGAACCATCTGAAACTGATTCAGCCCGCCCTTCCGGTGTTCCCCCTGATTATAGTGTATTAACCCCTGCTTTTGAAAAGCTTTGTGATGTGATTGCCCGCCTACGGTCGCCCGAGGGTTGTCCCTGGGATCGTGAACAGACACTGGAATCCATCAAACCGTATACACTGGAAGAAACCTACGAGCTTTTAGAAGCCATCGATTCTGGCAATGATCAGCATATTATTGAAGAACTGGGAGATCTTCTGTTGCAAATCGTGCTCGATGCTCAGATCGCCGCTGATGAAGGCCGCTTTGATTTGACACATGTTGTCAATCGTCTGACTCAAAAGATGATCGATCGCCACCCTCATGTATTCGGTGATGTGACTGCAGAATCCCCGGCAGAGGTCCGCAAGAACTGGGATCAAATCAAAGAACAGGAAAAACAGCGCCGATCTATTTTTGATGGCCTGCCTCAAGATTTACCTGCGCTTGCACGCGCAGCACGGATAGCAGAGAAAGCAGCAAAAGTCGGATATGATTTTCCCCATCGGGATATGTTGTTTGATAAACTTCGTGAAGAGATTCAGGAATTGGCAGACGAAATTTATCCCGAGGGAAAAATACCCGATACCCCTGCAACGGTCGAAGCAGAAATTATCACAGACACGCAAATTGATGATCCAAAACTACGCGAGCGGGTCGAAGGCGAATTAGGCGATATCTTATTTGTGGTGGCCAACATCTCACGACGCTGGAAGATCAATCCGGAAGAAGCACTGCGTAAAAGTAATCGTAAATTTCAACAACGCGTACAAAAAATTGAACAGGAACTGGAAAAAGCGGGCCGCTCGATTCAGAGCGCTTCATTGCAGGAAATGGAAACCATCTACCAAAATATTAAGG
- a CDS encoding alpha/beta hydrolase family protein encodes MIQRLNVSLCCLILCVANNGNLIASEKNSQIKKPQTSNRPPLSLIKVKSTLDQSLQPSLIWLPDSAKTTPTPLFVFLHSWSGNYKQSNTKWQDQAVKRGWIYLHPNFRGVNQQPEACGSKLARQDILDAIDYMIEHYQVDQSRIYLAGSSGGGHMTMLMAGHHPGRFSAASAWVGISDLADWYHFHVKEGVPQNYARMILKSLTAKPGTSSEIDAEYHDRSPLYWIENATDLPLDLNAGVTDGKTGSVPFAHTLRAFNAIAKKNRTTQITKEEMQQLWDYSKLKTPQPTDQATDKIYGRDIHLRRNSGLARVTIFEGGHEGLPQPACEWLSKQRRDTSDFQKD; translated from the coding sequence ATGATTCAGAGATTAAATGTCAGTCTATGTTGCCTCATTCTGTGTGTTGCAAACAATGGGAATCTCATTGCGTCTGAGAAAAATTCTCAAATCAAGAAACCACAGACAAGCAATAGACCTCCACTGAGTTTGATCAAAGTCAAAAGCACTTTGGATCAAAGTCTGCAACCGTCTCTGATCTGGTTACCGGATTCGGCCAAGACAACTCCGACTCCCCTCTTCGTGTTTCTACACTCCTGGAGCGGAAACTATAAGCAGAGTAATACGAAGTGGCAGGATCAAGCCGTGAAGCGCGGTTGGATTTATCTGCATCCCAATTTCCGAGGTGTAAATCAGCAGCCGGAAGCCTGCGGTTCTAAATTGGCACGGCAGGATATTCTGGATGCAATTGATTATATGATTGAGCATTACCAAGTCGATCAATCGCGGATTTATCTGGCGGGTTCATCAGGAGGGGGCCACATGACGATGTTAATGGCCGGGCATCATCCTGGTCGGTTTTCAGCGGCTTCGGCTTGGGTTGGTATCAGTGACTTAGCAGACTGGTACCATTTTCATGTTAAGGAGGGAGTTCCTCAGAACTATGCGCGCATGATTTTGAAGTCGCTTACTGCTAAACCGGGCACTTCGTCTGAAATAGATGCAGAGTACCACGATCGTTCTCCCCTGTATTGGATTGAGAACGCAACGGACTTGCCTCTCGATCTGAACGCAGGAGTTACCGATGGCAAGACCGGTTCTGTACCCTTTGCACATACCTTGCGTGCGTTTAATGCGATTGCAAAAAAAAATCGAACGACACAGATTACAAAAGAGGAGATGCAACAACTTTGGGACTATAGTAAATTGAAAACTCCTCAGCCTACTGATCAGGCGACAGATAAAATCTATGGTCGAGACATTCATTTAAGAAGGAATTCCGGTTTAGCACGTGTCACCATCTTCGAAGGAGGGCATGAAGGCTTGCCTCAACCTGCCTGCGAATGGTTATCGAAACAGAGACGTGATACTTCAGATTTTCAAAAAGATTAG
- a CDS encoding anaerobic glycerol-3-phosphate dehydrogenase subunit C, protein MDRQQQRIAEDLSSLITGDVRCDPVALSIYASDASLYQVPPLCITYPRERDDIIAIARYANEMNVPLIPRGAGTGLVGDAIGSGIVVDCSRYLTGFELMDDNLVRVQPGVVHAQLNRFLKPLGLYFPPDPSNTEVTTIGSMLAIDAAGSRAIRVGSTRDHVNQLEVVLSDGTCFEAGNESLSILNQPHTTSSTSTPLLGEVPAEARAEQVKRTILSKLSQLLTENRHLIQEKQNSGIPNCSGYFLKGIKTRNHLNLARLLVGSEGTLGFFSSAVLHVSPLPAHRGVALLLFGDLASAIRAVQTITYLQPSACDLLDRRLLSLAREADPRFTSLISTAAEAALLVEQVGFSDSQVQSRLHNVVLAVKNVNSRVVVAMETHQADEVDFLWSLPQKVVPSLSRLPGEARPQPFVEDIAVPPDCLYEFSQKAQKVFQRHQVTATLYAHAASGQIHLRPFLPALTQQNAPILESIARDLYQTVFAVNGTISGEHGDGLARTAFIRSQYGDLYRVFRQIKDTFDPHNLLNPGKIINDDPHVTIRNLRPVPETFPELIDLQLDWSPQELQIEASRCNGCGSCRRQDPGSRMCPVFRIEPLEEASPRAKANLFRGLLSGEIQPNQLTSTETKRVADTCFNCKQCQLDCPSTVNIPQMAIEAKAAYVSTNGLDRTDWILSRAHSFGALGSTLSMAANWAINNSTARWVMEKMMGIHRDRKLPLFSRRSFLRSVPKRFTKRPRPGGDPDLVIFFVDYFANYHDPELAHALLAILQHNQISVYVPLDQLASGMAMVSAGDLIAARSLARENIQILNEFAKEGHQIICSEPAAAICLKQEYPMLVRNEESTAIASQVTEAGDFLLQLHKSGRLRTDFGPLDFELDYHTPCHTRALSSRSPLMDLLALIPELRVNTIEKGCSGMAGTYGLARDTFETSKQIGRELIDHMKITRVRAGATECSSCKMQMEQETRIPTIHPIKLLALSYGLMPEIEWKLQPQKKKLVVS, encoded by the coding sequence TTGGACCGCCAACAGCAAAGAATTGCAGAAGATCTTTCCAGCCTGATTACAGGTGATGTGCGATGCGATCCGGTGGCGTTGTCTATTTATGCCAGTGATGCAAGTCTCTATCAGGTTCCTCCTTTATGTATTACTTATCCCCGCGAGCGCGACGATATCATTGCGATCGCCAGATATGCTAATGAGATGAATGTTCCTCTCATTCCGCGAGGAGCAGGAACAGGATTAGTTGGTGACGCCATAGGCAGTGGTATTGTTGTCGATTGTTCACGCTATCTGACAGGCTTTGAGTTGATGGATGATAACCTGGTGCGTGTTCAACCGGGAGTCGTACATGCGCAACTCAATCGTTTTTTAAAACCACTTGGATTGTATTTTCCACCAGATCCTTCCAACACGGAAGTCACAACCATTGGCAGTATGTTGGCGATTGATGCCGCTGGTTCGCGCGCCATACGTGTTGGTTCCACCCGTGATCATGTTAACCAACTAGAAGTAGTGCTTTCAGATGGAACCTGCTTTGAAGCAGGAAATGAAAGTCTTTCGATTCTCAACCAGCCTCACACAACTTCTTCAACCAGTACCCCTTTATTGGGTGAAGTACCTGCTGAAGCGCGTGCAGAGCAAGTCAAACGAACGATTTTGAGTAAGCTTTCCCAACTCCTGACTGAAAATCGACATTTGATTCAGGAAAAACAAAATTCCGGTATTCCTAATTGCAGTGGGTATTTTTTAAAAGGAATCAAGACACGAAATCATCTGAATCTGGCGCGCTTACTGGTCGGCTCAGAAGGTACATTGGGATTTTTTTCTTCTGCGGTATTGCATGTTTCACCTTTACCGGCTCACCGTGGTGTTGCGCTGTTGTTATTTGGAGATTTGGCATCAGCAATTCGTGCCGTGCAAACGATTACTTACTTACAGCCTTCCGCCTGTGATTTGCTGGATCGACGCTTGTTGTCATTAGCAAGAGAAGCCGACCCTCGTTTTACCTCACTAATTTCAACTGCAGCAGAAGCCGCTTTATTAGTGGAGCAGGTAGGCTTTAGTGATTCACAAGTCCAGAGTCGATTGCATAACGTGGTCCTGGCTGTGAAAAACGTGAACTCGCGCGTTGTTGTAGCGATGGAGACACATCAGGCTGATGAAGTGGATTTTCTCTGGTCATTACCTCAAAAGGTGGTGCCTTCATTAAGTCGATTACCAGGCGAAGCACGTCCTCAGCCCTTTGTCGAAGATATCGCTGTTCCTCCGGATTGCCTTTATGAATTTTCACAGAAAGCGCAGAAAGTATTTCAACGTCACCAGGTCACAGCCACGTTATATGCGCACGCGGCTTCAGGGCAAATTCATCTGCGACCTTTTCTTCCCGCGTTGACTCAACAGAACGCACCGATCCTGGAGAGTATTGCTCGTGACTTATATCAGACCGTCTTTGCTGTAAATGGTACAATCAGTGGCGAACACGGAGACGGTTTGGCCAGAACCGCCTTTATCCGTTCGCAGTATGGCGATTTGTATCGAGTATTTCGCCAAATCAAAGATACATTCGATCCACATAATCTCCTCAATCCCGGAAAAATTATTAATGATGATCCCCATGTGACGATCCGAAATCTAAGACCAGTCCCTGAAACATTTCCGGAACTGATTGATTTACAACTGGACTGGTCGCCACAAGAACTACAAATTGAGGCTTCCCGTTGCAACGGTTGTGGATCATGCCGCAGACAGGATCCGGGATCTCGGATGTGCCCAGTTTTTCGCATAGAGCCATTAGAAGAAGCATCCCCTCGCGCGAAGGCGAATCTGTTTCGAGGGTTGTTGTCTGGCGAAATTCAACCCAATCAGCTCACTTCCACAGAAACCAAAAGGGTGGCCGATACCTGTTTTAACTGCAAGCAGTGCCAGCTGGATTGTCCTTCCACGGTCAATATACCTCAAATGGCGATTGAGGCAAAAGCAGCTTATGTATCAACTAATGGCTTGGATCGAACCGATTGGATTTTATCACGTGCACATTCCTTTGGAGCCTTAGGCAGTACGCTGTCGATGGCAGCGAACTGGGCCATCAATAATTCTACTGCACGCTGGGTGATGGAAAAAATGATGGGCATTCATCGTGATCGAAAGTTGCCTTTATTTTCGAGGCGCTCATTCTTGCGATCCGTGCCGAAACGATTCACAAAACGTCCCCGGCCCGGTGGAGACCCTGATTTAGTGATCTTTTTTGTCGACTATTTTGCCAACTATCATGATCCCGAATTAGCGCATGCGTTATTGGCAATCTTGCAACATAATCAAATTTCCGTTTATGTGCCTTTAGATCAATTGGCTTCCGGCATGGCAATGGTTTCTGCCGGGGATTTGATAGCGGCTCGTAGTCTGGCGAGGGAAAATATTCAAATTCTGAATGAATTTGCCAAGGAAGGGCATCAAATTATCTGTTCGGAGCCCGCTGCTGCCATATGCCTCAAACAGGAATATCCGATGTTAGTTCGGAATGAAGAAAGTACAGCCATTGCATCTCAAGTGACAGAAGCAGGAGACTTTTTGCTGCAATTGCATAAATCGGGGCGTTTACGGACGGATTTTGGGCCGCTCGATTTTGAATTGGACTATCATACACCCTGTCACACCAGGGCATTATCGTCCCGATCCCCGCTTATGGATCTGCTCGCTTTGATTCCTGAGCTTAGGGTGAATACAATTGAGAAAGGTTGTTCGGGAATGGCGGGAACTTATGGTCTTGCCAGGGACACCTTTGAAACATCAAAGCAGATCGGTCGAGAGTTGATCGATCATATGAAGATAACAAGAGTGAGAGCGGGTGCTACTGAGTGTAGTAGTTGCAAAATGCAGATGGAACAGGAAACTCGGATTCCGACCATTCATCCGATCAAGCTGCTGGCACTTTCGTATGGCCTGATGCCGGAAATTGAGTGGAAGCTGCAACCACAGAAGAAAAAACTGGTCGTTTCATGA
- a CDS encoding MoaD/ThiS family protein: MTVQQIHVKLFARAKELVNSELISVTISEGMTVEQLRLAIAEQYPELQPLSNQLLIAIDNAYAGESQILNPEQEVACFPPVSGG; this comes from the coding sequence ATGACAGTACAACAGATTCATGTTAAGTTATTTGCCCGTGCTAAGGAGTTGGTAAACAGCGAATTAATATCTGTGACGATTTCTGAAGGAATGACCGTAGAACAGTTACGGCTGGCGATTGCAGAACAATATCCAGAGCTTCAACCATTGAGTAACCAGTTACTGATTGCCATCGACAATGCCTATGCAGGGGAAAGTCAGATTCTGAATCCAGAGCAGGAAGTCGCCTGTTTTCCTCCGGTTAGTGGTGGTTGA
- a CDS encoding molybdenum cofactor biosynthesis protein MoaE, with the protein MTPDYISISDQPIDYTATTERVRSNECGAVVLFLGTVREMTAGRQTVALDYEAYPEMAQKTMQQLITEARTQWPVHAVAIEHRVGHLPLGEISVAIAVSSAHRKQAFEAGRFLIDRLKEIVPIWKKENWSDGTSEWEHREFKTN; encoded by the coding sequence ATGACTCCAGATTATATTTCCATTTCAGATCAGCCTATCGATTATACCGCGACGACCGAACGGGTTCGTTCCAATGAGTGTGGGGCTGTGGTGTTATTCCTGGGCACAGTCCGTGAAATGACAGCCGGTCGTCAGACGGTTGCTCTGGATTACGAGGCTTATCCCGAAATGGCACAAAAGACAATGCAACAATTAATTACAGAAGCACGCACACAATGGCCCGTGCATGCGGTTGCCATCGAACATCGAGTCGGTCACCTGCCTTTAGGAGAGATCAGTGTGGCGATTGCCGTTAGTTCGGCTCATCGAAAACAGGCGTTTGAAGCAGGTCGCTTCTTGATTGATCGTTTGAAGGAAATCGTACCCATTTGGAAGAAAGAAAATTGGTCAGATGGAACATCTGAATGGGAACATCGAGAATTCAAGACGAATTAG
- the moaA gene encoding GTP 3',8-cyclase MoaA — protein sequence MENQNQLIDSFGRVHNNLRISVTDRCNIRCFYCMPSENVQFVHRSKILSFEEIIRFVRLVVPMGVNKIRLTGGEPLVRRQIPELVKMLSEIPGIDDIGITTNGILLPQYAQELYDAGLRRINISLDALNAKKFEEITRRDDFEKVIEGIQSAHAAGFDPVKINAVSIRNMSEEEIVPFGRLARETGAEIRFIEFMPLDADNQWEREKVLFAHEIQEILTQGIMPLVAEKQSDQSAPASNFVFEDGVGRIGFIASISNPFCMSCNRFRLTADGKLRNCLFSLEETDIRELFQSNASDEQIIEAIRNSIAAKKEGHEINTARFIQPDRPMYSIGG from the coding sequence ATGGAAAACCAAAATCAGCTTATCGATTCGTTCGGACGTGTGCACAATAATTTGCGAATTAGCGTCACGGATCGTTGTAATATTCGCTGTTTTTACTGTATGCCCTCTGAAAATGTTCAATTTGTGCATCGGAGCAAGATTTTATCATTTGAAGAGATTATCAGATTTGTGCGTCTCGTGGTCCCCATGGGAGTGAATAAAATACGTTTAACTGGCGGCGAACCTCTAGTCAGAAGACAGATTCCCGAACTGGTTAAAATGCTTTCAGAAATCCCGGGTATCGATGATATTGGGATTACGACAAACGGAATTCTTCTGCCACAATACGCACAAGAATTATACGATGCTGGATTAAGGCGCATTAATATTAGCTTGGACGCCTTAAATGCGAAGAAATTCGAAGAGATTACTCGTCGTGACGACTTTGAGAAGGTAATAGAGGGGATTCAATCAGCTCACGCAGCTGGCTTTGATCCAGTAAAAATCAATGCGGTTTCGATTCGTAATATGTCGGAAGAGGAAATTGTTCCGTTTGGACGTTTGGCACGTGAAACCGGTGCAGAAATTCGTTTTATTGAATTTATGCCCCTGGATGCAGACAATCAGTGGGAGCGAGAAAAGGTCTTATTTGCACATGAGATTCAAGAAATTCTCACACAGGGAATTATGCCTCTGGTTGCAGAGAAGCAGTCCGATCAAAGTGCACCCGCTTCTAATTTCGTCTTTGAAGATGGAGTGGGACGAATCGGTTTTATTGCCTCCATCAGTAATCCCTTCTGCATGAGTTGCAATCGTTTTCGTTTGACCGCCGATGGTAAGCTTCGGAATTGTTTATTCAGCCTGGAAGAGACAGACATACGGGAGTTGTTCCAATCGAATGCTTCCGATGAACAAATAATTGAAGCGATACGAAATAGCATTGCCGCTAAAAAAGAAGGACATGAGATCAATACGGCACGATTTATTCAGCCAGATCGCCCAATGTACTCTATCGGCGGTTAA
- a CDS encoding aminotransferase class V-fold PLP-dependent enzyme translates to MSEQQSIYLDNAATSFPKPESVYSAVDHYNRCVGAPVGRSAYRASIELQSSIDQCRKLAAQVLGASRPEEVAFSFNGTDSLNIIIHGVLKPGDHVITSDVEHNSVLRPLQTLKERWGLETTYVPANQQGIVDAVSFREAIRENTRLMILNHASNVIGSIQPVCEVGELAQKAGVLFLVDAAQTAGHLPMDVSQMPIDFLACSGHKGLMGPLGTGLIYLRSDSAERVRSFRQGGTGTRSEEETQPLSLSDKFESGNHNAPGLVGLKAALEYILEKGVIQLRQHEQELTSRLLEGFRQLPDFEVPGPEQVESRVGVVSLVSQIVEPQILASVLDENFGIQTRAGLHCAPRIHRAIQSLDYGGTLRFSPGAFNSLSQIESTISAMQDLLHSFRI, encoded by the coding sequence ATGAGTGAGCAGCAGTCGATTTATTTAGATAACGCAGCAACCAGTTTTCCCAAACCGGAATCTGTCTATTCAGCCGTAGATCACTATAACCGGTGTGTAGGAGCACCCGTTGGTCGTAGTGCTTATCGGGCTTCAATCGAGTTACAGTCCTCGATTGATCAGTGTCGAAAGTTAGCAGCCCAGGTATTGGGAGCATCTCGGCCTGAAGAAGTGGCGTTCAGTTTTAATGGAACGGACAGTCTGAATATTATTATTCATGGAGTTCTCAAGCCCGGCGATCATGTGATTACGTCAGATGTGGAACACAATTCTGTTCTCAGACCCCTGCAGACGCTCAAAGAACGATGGGGGTTGGAAACGACCTATGTCCCGGCAAATCAACAAGGCATAGTGGACGCGGTTTCTTTTCGTGAAGCGATCCGAGAGAACACGCGGTTGATGATTCTGAATCATGCCTCTAATGTGATCGGTTCCATACAACCGGTATGCGAAGTCGGAGAGCTCGCTCAAAAAGCGGGAGTTTTATTTCTTGTAGATGCCGCACAAACAGCAGGACATCTACCAATGGACGTTTCCCAGATGCCGATTGATTTTCTAGCTTGCTCGGGCCATAAGGGGTTGATGGGGCCATTAGGAACAGGGTTAATTTATCTTCGTTCCGATAGTGCTGAGCGAGTGAGGAGCTTCCGCCAGGGAGGTACGGGGACTCGTAGCGAGGAAGAAACACAACCACTCAGTTTATCTGATAAATTTGAATCAGGAAATCATAATGCCCCCGGTCTGGTTGGATTAAAGGCCGCTCTCGAATACATTCTGGAAAAAGGTGTCATACAACTACGCCAGCATGAACAAGAATTAACGTCTCGCCTTCTGGAAGGTTTTCGCCAGCTTCCTGACTTCGAGGTGCCGGGGCCTGAACAGGTTGAGTCGCGAGTGGGGGTCGTCAGTTTAGTGAGTCAAATAGTTGAACCACAGATACTGGCATCAGTCCTGGATGAAAACTTCGGCATCCAGACGAGAGCAGGTTTACACTGTGCACCACGAATCCATCGTGCAATTCAGTCGTTGGATTATGGGGGGACATTACGGTTCAGTCCCGGGGCTTTTAATTCTCTCTCACAAATTGAATCCACCATTTCCGCTATGCAAGATTTGCTTCATTCCTTTCGAATTTGA
- a CDS encoding GspE/PulE family protein, protein MSDDWMQQLVDDGFLGPAQLDEASSLASSMGISPGEALVKLGYVGAEVIAQAQASLYGYEFVDLESVEIPQSVIELVPESMARENTVIPVGMKGDSLQIALHDPMKYEVLDKLRFIINRDIDVVMAPIESIQAAINRHYGQSETESVDTMLKEFTETAIDITATELATSANVEEEDDSAPVIRLANLIISEAVNMRASDIHVEPFEDRIRIRYRIDGVLIERDSPPRRLLMALVSRFKIMASMDIAEKRRPQDGRIKTSFGGKDFDLRVSILPTNHGQAVVMRILDRDNIKVGIRNLGFSEENYRRFQTIIRRPNGIFLVTGPTGSGKTTTLYSALGELNRPDRKIITAEDPVEYYLPGINQVEVKHNIGLDFSRIIRAMLRQAPNVILVGEIRDVETAEMAIQASLTGHLVFSTLHTNDAPGSITRLIDMGVQPFLVASSVMAVMAQRLVRVVCGKCVETYTPDPGELEYLGLSPSQLESAIFNRGKGCNTCSHTGYKGRKAVFELMMMNSAIREMTFRSEPSQNIRRQARLFGMKSLAEDAADKALLGITTLSEAMKLAKGLE, encoded by the coding sequence ATGTCCGATGATTGGATGCAACAGTTAGTAGATGATGGGTTTCTAGGTCCAGCTCAGTTGGATGAAGCCTCAAGTCTAGCCAGCTCAATGGGAATTTCTCCCGGAGAAGCTCTGGTCAAGCTGGGATACGTCGGTGCGGAGGTCATTGCGCAGGCACAAGCCTCCCTGTATGGATACGAATTTGTCGATTTGGAGTCAGTTGAGATTCCCCAATCAGTGATTGAATTGGTTCCCGAATCAATGGCACGGGAAAATACGGTCATTCCTGTTGGAATGAAGGGAGATTCGCTGCAAATAGCGCTGCATGATCCTATGAAATACGAGGTTTTGGACAAGCTGCGTTTTATCATTAATCGTGACATCGATGTTGTGATGGCTCCCATCGAGTCGATTCAGGCAGCGATCAACAGACACTACGGACAAAGTGAAACTGAGTCTGTTGATACGATGTTGAAAGAGTTTACAGAAACAGCCATTGATATCACAGCCACAGAGTTGGCCACCTCTGCCAATGTAGAGGAAGAAGATGATAGCGCCCCTGTAATTCGGTTGGCGAATCTGATTATCAGCGAAGCGGTAAACATGCGAGCCAGTGATATCCATGTCGAACCTTTCGAAGATCGCATTCGCATTCGATACCGAATTGATGGAGTTCTGATTGAGCGGGATAGCCCTCCTCGGCGATTGTTGATGGCGTTGGTTTCCCGTTTCAAGATTATGGCTTCCATGGATATCGCCGAAAAACGTCGTCCACAGGACGGTCGAATTAAAACGTCCTTTGGAGGAAAAGACTTTGACTTGCGTGTGAGTATTCTTCCCACGAATCACGGACAGGCTGTTGTGATGCGTATTTTGGATCGAGACAATATTAAAGTGGGGATTCGGAATCTTGGATTTTCAGAAGAGAACTATCGACGATTTCAAACCATCATTCGTAGACCCAATGGAATTTTTCTGGTGACAGGTCCTACGGGGAGTGGGAAAACTACAACTTTGTATAGTGCTTTGGGTGAATTAAATCGGCCCGACCGAAAGATCATTACTGCAGAAGATCCAGTAGAATACTACCTCCCAGGGATCAATCAGGTGGAAGTGAAACATAATATCGGCTTGGACTTTTCCCGAATCATTCGTGCGATGTTGCGTCAGGCCCCTAATGTGATTCTAGTGGGTGAGATTCGGGATGTTGAGACAGCTGAGATGGCAATTCAAGCTTCTTTGACAGGACACTTGGTATTCAGTACTCTTCATACGAACGATGCGCCCGGTTCTATTACACGATTGATCGACATGGGGGTACAACCGTTCCTTGTTGCTTCGAGCGTCATGGCGGTCATGGCTCAGCGGTTGGTTCGTGTTGTCTGTGGTAAATGTGTGGAGACATATACCCCGGATCCTGGTGAATTGGAGTACCTCGGTTTGAGCCCCAGTCAGCTTGAATCAGCGATCTTCAATCGAGGCAAAGGATGCAACACATGTTCACATACTGGCTACAAAGGCCGTAAAGCGGTTTTTGAATTAATGATGATGAATTCTGCTATACGTGAAATGACTTTTCGCAGTGAGCCTTCTCAGAATATTAGAAGACAGGCACGTTTGTTCGGTATGAAATCATTAGCAGAAGACGCGGCTGATAAAGCCTTGCTGGGCATTACCACACTTTCAGAGGCAATGAAATTAGCCAAAGGGTTAGAATAA
- a CDS encoding type IV pilus twitching motility protein PilT: MATVQIDKLLETVVKERVSDLHITTGQPPVVRVGGRMVRLETKSLEPDDTVALMKSITPERNQQELQEVGGTDFGFAFGDKARFRVSVFKQRGHIAMVLRRIPNEFLTFEQLGLPTVIGDLLERPRGLFLVTGPTGSGKTTSLASMINHMNDTMDHHIITMEDPIEYYHDHKLSTINQREIGVDVPTFPEALRRALRQDPDVILVGEMRDLETISAAITAAETGHVVFGTLHTTGAQGTVDRIIDVFPTNQQDQIRTQLSTSIIGILSQALMPKKPKGLVAAYEMLVVTPAIANLIREAKTYRINSSIQTGRKFGMQLLDDALFNLWRDGLCEEKDVVMRSNNPGELKAKIAMAKKGLLEDEDEDEDDFED, encoded by the coding sequence ATGGCAACAGTTCAGATTGATAAGCTACTGGAGACGGTAGTTAAAGAGAGAGTGAGCGACTTACATATCACGACAGGCCAGCCACCCGTTGTTCGAGTTGGGGGGCGTATGGTCCGACTGGAGACGAAAAGCCTCGAGCCAGACGATACTGTTGCATTGATGAAGAGTATCACTCCTGAGCGAAATCAGCAGGAACTGCAGGAGGTTGGAGGGACCGACTTCGGATTTGCATTTGGTGACAAAGCACGATTTCGTGTGTCTGTGTTCAAGCAGCGTGGTCATATTGCGATGGTGCTTAGGCGTATTCCGAATGAGTTCCTCACTTTTGAGCAGCTCGGACTGCCCACAGTCATTGGTGATCTGCTAGAGCGCCCTCGTGGTCTTTTTCTGGTGACAGGTCCTACAGGTAGCGGTAAAACGACCAGTCTGGCCAGTATGATCAATCATATGAATGATACTATGGATCACCACATCATCACGATGGAAGATCCCATTGAATATTATCACGACCACAAATTGTCGACTATTAACCAACGCGAAATTGGGGTCGATGTTCCCACTTTCCCCGAAGCACTACGACGTGCCTTACGGCAAGACCCCGATGTGATTCTAGTGGGGGAAATGCGTGATCTCGAAACAATTTCTGCCGCGATTACAGCTGCGGAAACAGGGCACGTTGTATTTGGAACTTTGCATACAACGGGGGCGCAAGGAACAGTGGATCGAATTATCGACGTGTTTCCTACTAACCAGCAAGACCAGATTCGGACTCAGTTGTCGACGTCCATTATCGGTATTCTCAGTCAGGCACTAATGCCTAAAAAGCCAAAGGGCCTCGTGGCCGCTTACGAGATGCTGGTGGTTACGCCGGCGATTGCCAACTTGATTCGTGAAGCCAAGACCTATCGAATTAATTCGAGTATTCAGACCGGGCGAAAATTTGGAATGCAACTATTGGATGATGCCCTGTTCAATCTTTGGCGTGACGGCCTATGTGAGGAAAAAGATGTTGTCATGCGATCCAACAATCCCGGTGAACTCAAAGCCAAGATTGCGATGGCCAAGAAAGGCTTATTGGAAGATGAAGATGAAGACGAAGATGATTTTGAAGATTAG